One window of the Vicinamibacteria bacterium genome contains the following:
- a CDS encoding radical SAM protein: MSDTTEVAPAESASSAAPYRIDVKLHEILMDGSNGKDNGASSRHDRGRLTLPEPVYPQRAYLDGNEPTLTEYQRMNAKRTWNAWGKPYFQSRSLKNRKELRPIIAYLFTDYKCNLDCHYCWAYNNAVRGMNEDTARRSVDWLESLGNRVLALMGGEPLLRPDFVHKVTDYAAKKGFFVYLPTNGRLMRPDVIDRLGDSGLATVNIAVDSIEVRPSLPKALAPIRNNFEYLLDRQRRYGYTVAINTNICRNNMDDVRALTELALERNISIDFHINEAPMIEQDHFKHYDENETYLRPQDYEKVDDLLDWIIERHEGGQRVVNPLSHLHEMKNLMRGEVKQRWNCRAGHNMLIIRVDGTLAPCFPMYSASHDWGTVGNHKFDHQQLDEMKEECTKHCLSTCNYILGFCYNTRRVVWWGLKQAMRGFKGVSGSF, from the coding sequence ATGTCTGATACGACTGAAGTAGCGCCCGCGGAGAGTGCGAGCTCCGCGGCCCCGTACCGCATCGATGTCAAGCTGCACGAGATCCTGATGGACGGATCGAACGGCAAGGACAACGGTGCCTCTTCCCGGCACGACCGGGGAAGGCTCACCCTGCCCGAGCCGGTTTACCCCCAGAGGGCGTACCTGGACGGGAACGAGCCCACGCTCACCGAATACCAGCGCATGAACGCAAAACGCACCTGGAATGCCTGGGGAAAGCCGTACTTCCAGTCCCGTTCACTGAAGAATCGCAAGGAGCTTCGCCCGATCATCGCCTACCTGTTTACCGACTATAAGTGCAACCTGGACTGCCATTACTGCTGGGCCTATAACAACGCCGTCCGGGGGATGAACGAAGACACGGCGCGGCGATCGGTGGATTGGCTCGAGTCGCTCGGAAACCGCGTTCTGGCACTCATGGGAGGAGAGCCTCTGCTCCGGCCCGATTTCGTCCACAAGGTGACGGACTATGCGGCCAAGAAAGGATTCTTCGTGTACCTCCCGACCAACGGCCGGCTCATGCGTCCCGATGTCATCGATCGACTCGGCGACTCCGGACTCGCGACCGTGAATATCGCCGTCGACAGCATCGAGGTCAGACCGTCGCTTCCCAAGGCGCTGGCTCCCATCCGCAACAACTTCGAGTACCTGCTCGACCGCCAGCGCCGTTACGGATACACCGTCGCAATCAACACCAACATTTGCCGCAACAACATGGACGACGTGCGTGCCCTGACCGAGCTCGCTCTGGAGCGAAACATCTCGATCGACTTTCACATCAACGAGGCGCCGATGATCGAGCAGGACCACTTCAAGCACTACGACGAGAACGAGACCTATCTGCGGCCGCAGGACTACGAGAAAGTCGACGATCTGCTCGACTGGATCATCGAGCGACACGAGGGGGGACAGCGTGTCGTCAACCCGCTGTCTCACCTTCACGAGATGAAAAACCTCATGCGTGGCGAGGTCAAACAACGTTGGAACTGTCGCGCGGGACACAACATGCTGATCATTCGGGTGGACGGGACGCTCGCCCCTTGTTTTCCGATGTACTCGGCTTCTCACGACTGGGGCACGGTAGGAAACCACAAATTCGACCATCAGCAGCTCGACGAGATGAAGGAGGAGTGCACCAAGCACTGCCTTTCGACCTGCAATTACATTCTCGGCTTCTGCTACAACACCCGACGCGTGGTCTGGTGGGGTCTCAAGCAGGCCATGAGAGGCTTCAAAGGAGTCAGCGGAAGCTTCTGA
- the pgm gene encoding phosphoglucomutase (alpha-D-glucose-1,6-bisphosphate-dependent) gives MAVNLPRLVSAYYEERPDPSIDSQRVAFGTSGHRGSALSRSFNEDHILAMTQAICEYRKHQAIEGPLFLGADTHALSEPARATALEVLAGNHVSVMIDAELGFTPTPAISHAILGYNRGRSSGLADGIVITPSHNPPEDGGLKYNPTHGGPADTDVTGWIESRANEILADGLSGVQRTSYERAMGASTTHRHDFVSSYISDLETVVDMDKVRNVRLGVDPLGGAGVAYWGPIAERYRLDRMEIVDDRVDPTFAFMPPDWDGKIRMDCSSPRAMAGLIALKDRFDVAFANDTDNDRHGIVTKSIGLMNPNHYLAAAVSYLFSHRPGFRPSAAIGKTLVTSSILDRIAAHLGRKLVEVPVGFKWFVPGLLDGSLGFGGEESAGASFLRRDGTVWTTDKDGIVLGLLAAEMTAATGRDPGEIYDELTRELGAPVYERIDSKATPAQKAVLKKLSPDAVSARELAGDPIRQMLTEAPGNGAAIGGLKVVTEHGWFAARPSGTEDVYKLYAESFRDEAHLRRIQEEAQAMLRRVLDQ, from the coding sequence ATGGCCGTGAACCTACCCCGGCTCGTCTCCGCCTACTACGAGGAGCGGCCCGACCCGAGCATCGATTCCCAGCGGGTCGCCTTTGGCACGTCGGGCCATCGAGGCTCCGCATTGTCGCGCAGCTTCAACGAAGACCACATCCTGGCCATGACCCAGGCGATCTGCGAGTACCGGAAACACCAGGCGATCGAGGGGCCCTTGTTCCTCGGAGCCGATACGCACGCGCTTTCCGAGCCGGCGCGTGCCACGGCGCTCGAGGTCCTGGCCGGCAATCACGTCTCGGTCATGATCGACGCCGAGCTCGGATTCACCCCGACTCCGGCGATCTCCCACGCCATTCTCGGCTACAACCGCGGCCGGTCCAGCGGGCTTGCGGACGGGATCGTCATCACTCCGTCGCACAACCCGCCCGAGGACGGCGGGCTCAAGTACAACCCCACCCATGGCGGCCCGGCCGATACGGACGTGACCGGTTGGATCGAAAGTCGAGCCAACGAGATTCTCGCCGACGGGCTCTCGGGGGTCCAGCGCACGTCCTACGAGCGGGCGATGGGCGCCTCTACGACGCACCGTCACGATTTCGTCTCCTCGTACATCTCCGATCTCGAAACGGTCGTCGACATGGACAAGGTGCGCAACGTGCGCCTCGGCGTCGATCCGCTGGGAGGCGCGGGGGTGGCCTATTGGGGTCCGATAGCCGAGCGATACCGCCTCGATCGGATGGAGATCGTCGACGACCGAGTGGACCCGACGTTCGCCTTCATGCCGCCCGACTGGGACGGCAAGATCCGCATGGACTGCTCGTCGCCTCGAGCGATGGCGGGGCTCATCGCGCTCAAGGACCGATTCGACGTCGCCTTCGCCAACGACACCGACAACGATCGCCACGGTATCGTGACGAAGAGCATCGGGCTTATGAACCCGAACCACTACCTCGCCGCCGCGGTCTCGTATCTCTTCTCCCACCGGCCGGGCTTTCGGCCTTCCGCCGCAATCGGAAAAACCCTCGTCACCAGCAGCATCCTCGATCGCATCGCGGCGCATCTCGGCAGGAAGCTCGTGGAGGTGCCCGTCGGTTTCAAATGGTTCGTGCCGGGCCTTCTCGATGGTTCACTGGGCTTCGGTGGGGAAGAAAGCGCCGGCGCATCGTTCCTCCGTCGCGATGGTACCGTATGGACAACCGACAAAGACGGGATCGTCCTGGGTCTTCTCGCCGCGGAAATGACGGCGGCGACCGGTCGCGATCCCGGCGAGATCTACGATGAATTGACCCGCGAGCTGGGCGCCCCGGTCTACGAGCGCATCGACTCGAAGGCGACGCCGGCTCAGAAGGCGGTTCTCAAAAAGCTCTCCCCCGATGCCGTGAGCGCTCGAGAGCTGGCCGGTGATCCGATTCGACAGATGTTGACCGAGGCCCCCGGCAACGGGGCCGCCATCGGAGGGCTCAAGGTCGTGACGGAGCACGGCTGGTTCGCGGCGCGTCCATCCGGCACCGAGGACGTCTACAAGCTGTACGCCGAGAGCTTTCGAGACGAAGCTCACCTGCGGCGGATCCAGGAAGAGGCCCAGGCGATGCTCCGGCGCGTCCTCGACCAATGA